In a genomic window of Corynebacterium choanae:
- a CDS encoding pseudouridine synthase, giving the protein MNHSHSTPPATNPVAGDPVTGRPAPRAGISARRVVLRGSVPIDGIDYVAAAAGDSPYAPGTVLTPGTLLAKPQPAWMFPPLSPEPDIPLNYTVIARHRRFMVVDKPHFLPTSSNGRLVRNTVQTRLRVAEDNPNIVPLHRLDRLTAGLVMCSTDPATRRDYHELFARRAVTKTYQARLVRPLPQLDTTFTELVLPMVKQPGSRQVTVQDTAQATLTTTRLRLISRDDPTLVEMQPVTGFTHQLRVVCHHLGAPIIGDDTYPIDKGLNLADFTHPLQLLAATMAFTDPLDGHKYCFATLQSLQSAAS; this is encoded by the coding sequence ATGAACCACAGTCACAGCACACCACCTGCGACAAACCCGGTAGCGGGTGATCCGGTAACCGGCCGACCAGCGCCCCGGGCGGGAATTTCGGCCCGTCGGGTAGTACTTCGAGGAAGCGTTCCAATCGATGGGATTGACTATGTTGCAGCTGCAGCAGGTGACAGTCCCTATGCGCCGGGCACCGTATTGACCCCTGGAACACTGCTTGCCAAACCGCAGCCAGCGTGGATGTTTCCGCCGCTGTCCCCAGAGCCGGATATTCCCCTGAACTATACGGTCATTGCTCGCCATCGCCGGTTTATGGTGGTCGACAAACCTCATTTCCTGCCGACGAGTTCCAACGGGCGCCTGGTGCGCAACACCGTGCAAACTCGGCTTCGCGTCGCTGAAGACAATCCCAATATTGTGCCGCTGCATCGGCTCGATCGGCTCACCGCCGGTCTGGTGATGTGTAGTACTGATCCCGCCACGAGGCGGGACTATCATGAACTCTTCGCGCGCCGGGCAGTCACCAAAACTTATCAGGCGCGCCTAGTGCGTCCACTACCCCAACTGGATACCACGTTTACTGAACTTGTACTTCCCATGGTGAAACAGCCCGGTTCACGACAAGTCACTGTGCAAGACACAGCGCAGGCAACCTTGACCACAACCAGGCTGCGGCTGATAAGCAGGGACGATCCAACGTTGGTGGAGATGCAGCCAGTGACCGGTTTCACCCATCAGCTGCGGGTGGTCTGCCATCATCTCGGAGCCCCGATCATCGGTGACGACACCTATCCCATTGACAAGGGCCTCAATCTTGCTGACTTCACCCATCCGTTACAGCTGCTTGCTGCCACGATGGCTTTTACCGACCCTCTGGATGGCCACAAGTATTGCTTTGCAACGCTGCAGTCCTTGCAGTCGGCCGCCAGCTAG
- a CDS encoding sugar phosphate isomerase/epimerase family protein, with protein MTREHHQLQPFEQQRVTIRENFQRFKEQHPEALCAPLNLSWSNWGFGLESLAQSAKRLADAGLQFIELHGNHYGDRIGYQPQETLRILADHGLTVSGVCGMFSADNDLSSNNPFARQQALDYIARELDFLGEVGGDYLLVVPAAVGRPQPYDQYEQQRSTQTLALALEWFDRQHVVAAIEPIRSAEVSIVHTVDEALAYIGELGNHEMLGINGDLYHMLTEEDSIPDALLRAGDRLTNLHLADTNRRALGTGFLDIDSIIMTLYMMGYNRPGKYVTPEPLGPAADPYVARNGVTDCKQLDELVQQTVSYFRQREAIVREG; from the coding sequence ATGACCAGGGAACATCATCAACTGCAACCATTTGAACAACAGCGTGTAACGATTCGTGAAAACTTTCAGCGGTTTAAAGAGCAACATCCTGAAGCGCTTTGTGCTCCGTTAAATCTTTCCTGGTCGAATTGGGGATTTGGGTTGGAATCCCTGGCACAATCCGCCAAGCGCTTGGCCGACGCTGGATTGCAGTTCATTGAGCTGCACGGAAACCATTACGGCGATCGTATCGGCTACCAGCCACAGGAAACCCTAAGGATTCTTGCTGATCATGGGCTTACAGTGTCGGGTGTGTGCGGCATGTTCTCCGCCGATAATGATTTGTCCTCGAACAATCCTTTCGCCCGGCAGCAGGCTCTCGACTATATAGCGCGTGAATTAGATTTCCTTGGTGAAGTCGGCGGCGACTATCTTCTTGTCGTGCCGGCTGCAGTTGGTCGCCCGCAACCATACGATCAATATGAACAACAGCGAAGCACACAAACTTTGGCGCTGGCGCTTGAGTGGTTTGACCGTCAACACGTTGTTGCTGCGATCGAACCGATTCGCTCCGCCGAAGTGTCCATCGTGCACACCGTCGATGAGGCACTTGCCTATATCGGGGAGTTAGGCAACCATGAGATGCTTGGGATTAACGGCGACCTCTACCATATGCTCACCGAGGAAGATTCCATCCCGGATGCACTGTTGCGGGCCGGTGATCGGCTTACAAATCTCCATTTAGCCGACACTAATAGGCGGGCGCTTGGCACTGGATTCCTCGACATCGACAGCATCATTATGACGCTGTACATGATGGGATATAACCGGCCAGGTAAATATGTCACACCGGAACCGCTAGGCCCCGCAGCTGATCCTTATGTCGCCCGCAATGGAGTGACTGATTGCAAACAGCTCGATGAGCTGGTGCAGCAAACTGTGAGCTACTTCCGACAGCGGGAAGCGATTGTGCGGGAAGGCTAG
- a CDS encoding GtrA family protein, whose translation MAVSRTDLAQFLRFGIVGGSGTVVNAAVVVLLNKLTYAVLHVTEHDTFVNLLGTRFNIRWYHVFFTIAFLVANTWNYQLNRMWTFRSGQRRGWWREFFPFLTTGIGALIVSLIVMTLLMNPHSPLSLPSDVFDDSTGLRTKLYWATLISIVVSMPINFVVNKLWTFRGIKS comes from the coding sequence ATGGCAGTTTCGCGAACAGATCTCGCCCAATTCTTGCGTTTTGGGATAGTCGGCGGATCAGGCACTGTGGTCAATGCTGCCGTTGTGGTGCTGCTCAACAAACTCACCTATGCCGTGTTGCATGTCACCGAGCATGACACGTTTGTTAACCTGCTCGGCACCCGGTTCAACATTCGCTGGTATCACGTCTTCTTTACCATCGCGTTTCTTGTGGCTAACACTTGGAATTACCAGCTTAACCGCATGTGGACATTCCGCAGCGGCCAACGGCGTGGCTGGTGGCGGGAGTTTTTCCCTTTTCTTACCACCGGCATTGGGGCGCTGATTGTCAGCCTTATCGTGATGACGCTACTGATGAATCCGCACAGCCCATTGTCCCTTCCCTCAGATGTGTTCGATGACTCCACTGGTTTGCGCACCAAGCTGTATTGGGCGACGTTGATCTCTATTGTTGTGTCGATGCCGATCAACTTTGTCGTCAACAAACTATGGACGTTTAGAGGAATCAAATCTTAA
- a CDS encoding autoinducer 2 ABC transporter substrate-binding protein codes for MLRKTAAALACVGLLTGMTACAGGNGGNTAADGDTTATGDMKVAFVPKIQGIPFFEAMNTGGQQAAKDFGFTWIYSGPTTADPAAQSDVVRSLMQQRVNALMVAPNDPDSIAPLMKEAADKGIRVGTTDTDATSSVREVFVNQATAEGIGGALLDEVAKPIDGKGKIAIVSCGQTAANLNSWIDVIKKKQKSDYPDIDIVDVVYADEDQPKAVTMAKNLMNANPDLKGLIGPCTTAAPGIAQAVQETGNIGKVFTVGVGTPQAMLPYLKDGSSTASVLWDVNNQGYLTAWAGWMLAKGEQFQPTQDVGPIKGVTYNDADKTLLMGDPLILTADNAGNYNY; via the coding sequence ATGTTGCGCAAAACTGCAGCCGCTTTGGCCTGCGTCGGGTTGCTGACAGGCATGACTGCCTGTGCTGGCGGCAACGGTGGAAACACCGCTGCCGATGGCGACACCACGGCCACCGGCGACATGAAAGTAGCGTTCGTGCCAAAGATCCAAGGGATCCCGTTCTTCGAAGCGATGAACACTGGTGGTCAACAGGCCGCAAAAGACTTCGGTTTCACCTGGATCTACAGTGGCCCGACCACTGCTGACCCGGCCGCCCAAAGTGATGTGGTTCGTTCACTGATGCAGCAGCGGGTCAATGCACTGATGGTCGCCCCTAACGACCCGGACTCGATCGCGCCGCTGATGAAAGAAGCTGCGGACAAAGGAATTCGAGTTGGTACAACGGACACCGACGCAACAAGTAGCGTGCGTGAAGTGTTCGTGAACCAAGCCACCGCCGAAGGGATTGGTGGGGCACTGCTCGACGAGGTTGCGAAACCGATTGACGGGAAAGGCAAAATTGCCATCGTTTCCTGCGGTCAGACTGCCGCGAATCTGAATTCCTGGATTGATGTCATCAAAAAGAAGCAGAAGAGCGACTATCCCGATATTGACATTGTCGATGTGGTTTATGCCGATGAAGATCAGCCCAAAGCTGTGACGATGGCAAAGAATTTGATGAATGCTAATCCTGATCTCAAAGGGCTAATCGGGCCGTGCACTACCGCTGCCCCGGGGATCGCCCAAGCCGTACAAGAAACCGGAAACATCGGGAAAGTATTCACTGTCGGCGTTGGTACCCCACAGGCAATGCTGCCATATCTCAAAGACGGGTCATCGACAGCTTCCGTGCTGTGGGATGTCAACAACCAGGGCTATCTCACTGCTTGGGCAGGATGGATGCTGGCCAAGGGTGAGCAATTCCAGCCGACCCAGGACGTAGGGCCAATCAAGGGAGTCACCTACAACGATGCAGATAAAACCCTGCTCATGGGTGATCCACTTATCCTCACCGCTGATAACGCCGGTAACTATAACTACTAA
- a CDS encoding sugar ABC transporter ATP-binding protein: protein MNQQQPLLKVAGVDKRYGGVHALRDVHWSVLPGEVHALVGENGAGKSTLIKMISGAEKPDSGTITIDGETLPLGNTQAAMSCGISAVYQEPQLFADLTVAENIFLGREIAKAGKVQWNTQLEDVGDLLGQLELDPELANTRVGDLPVGEQQLVSIAKAFATPVKLLILDEPSAILADKDIDTLFRLIRSLTSRGISVIYISHRLDEIGKITDRVTVMRDGAVVETRETQGFSSRAIAESMVGEKFQVLDKQQKNFAADTPVLLDVQHLATGSKLHDASLSIRQGEIVGLYGLIGSGTAEFVRLLYGIGSPQAGTITVDGKKVTFRSPKDALAHRVTMLPGNRKLQGVFLPKSLAFNISCSHLGYFSSKGWFQYAKERKATADAIAALRVKAPGPDTLISNLSGGNQQKIVMARQLVENPLVLLAEEPTQGVDVGAKADIHSLIVDHVDQGNAALIVSTDLEEIRLLSDRIIVMRKGRTVCELPGDVSAAELLDAASGNDGETLEGGK from the coding sequence ATGAATCAACAGCAGCCCTTGCTGAAAGTTGCAGGTGTCGATAAACGCTATGGCGGTGTCCACGCACTGCGCGATGTGCACTGGTCAGTACTTCCCGGCGAAGTACATGCACTAGTTGGCGAAAACGGCGCCGGAAAATCGACACTAATCAAAATGATCAGTGGCGCGGAGAAACCCGATAGTGGCACGATCACAATCGATGGTGAAACGCTGCCGCTGGGAAATACACAAGCCGCGATGAGTTGTGGAATCTCTGCAGTTTATCAAGAGCCACAGCTATTTGCGGATCTCACCGTAGCTGAGAACATTTTCCTGGGACGGGAAATCGCAAAAGCTGGCAAAGTACAGTGGAACACCCAACTTGAGGACGTCGGCGACCTACTTGGGCAGTTAGAGCTCGACCCGGAATTAGCGAATACGCGGGTTGGTGATCTACCGGTCGGCGAACAGCAACTGGTTTCAATAGCGAAAGCCTTCGCAACACCTGTAAAGCTGCTGATTCTTGATGAGCCAAGCGCAATTTTGGCAGATAAAGACATCGATACCCTCTTCCGCTTGATCCGCTCGCTGACTTCTCGGGGTATTAGCGTGATTTATATCTCACACCGGTTGGATGAGATTGGAAAAATTACCGATCGAGTGACGGTGATGCGTGATGGTGCAGTGGTGGAAACTCGCGAAACTCAAGGCTTTTCCTCCCGAGCTATAGCAGAGTCAATGGTGGGGGAGAAGTTTCAAGTACTTGATAAGCAGCAAAAAAACTTCGCTGCTGACACCCCGGTGCTTCTCGATGTCCAGCATCTTGCTACAGGATCCAAACTGCATGATGCGTCACTGAGTATTCGACAAGGAGAAATCGTCGGCTTATATGGGCTTATCGGATCGGGTACTGCCGAATTTGTTCGACTGCTCTACGGGATTGGCTCTCCACAGGCGGGCACGATCACAGTGGACGGCAAGAAAGTCACCTTCCGATCACCGAAGGACGCACTTGCTCACCGGGTGACCATGTTGCCAGGCAACCGCAAACTTCAAGGCGTGTTTTTGCCGAAGAGCCTTGCATTTAACATCTCTTGTTCTCACCTGGGCTATTTCTCTTCCAAAGGTTGGTTCCAATATGCCAAGGAACGAAAAGCCACTGCAGATGCTATTGCTGCACTGCGGGTGAAAGCCCCTGGACCAGATACGTTGATTTCGAATCTATCCGGTGGCAATCAGCAAAAGATCGTGATGGCTCGTCAGCTTGTTGAGAATCCCTTGGTGTTGCTTGCAGAAGAACCCACCCAGGGTGTTGACGTTGGTGCGAAGGCTGATATTCACTCCCTCATCGTCGACCATGTTGATCAAGGCAACGCTGCGTTAATCGTGTCAACTGATTTGGAGGAGATTCGACTTTTAAGTGATCGCATCATTGTGATGCGAAAAGGTCGAACCGTGTGCGAACTCCCAGGTGATGTTTCGGCAGCGGAGCTGCTCGACGCAGCCTCCGGCAATGATGGTGAAACTCTGGAAGGAGGAAAGTGA
- a CDS encoding FGGY-family carbohydrate kinase produces MVSSTAVTAQSPDLQRCHLGVEFGSTRIKAILIDERGGVLAHGSYRWQPHQEQGLFSYHYDEAFTGLRQAYSAVKQHIVAEYGVTIRTLGSITISGMMHGYIPLGEDFTPVAAFRTWQNTNTGDAAAQLSAALEKHIPLRWSCAHYFQALLDSEPHISQTRYLTTLAGYIHVHLCGEFVLGLGDAAGMFPLAADGHRYDPAAIKRFDDLTEPLGATGSMSDLLPRPLPAGAFAGRLTEKGAQLLDPAGDLQAGIVLAPPEADAATSLVTTNVVTPGLGGISAGTSIFAMVVLDKPLAAPLEEVDIVATPDGHHVAMVHCNNCAQEIDAWADFVRSVITLTGQKCDDATLYRLLFTAAGLSVGDSNSYAAINYHVGEHSTQVTHGIPIMARHPDAVFALGPVMRSVIMSSFVTLRFGLERLSNKASMTISHLVAQGGVFTVPEVAQRILSGMLGVPIGVPNESAQGGAYGAALLGLYLATITERHEQAGTPGDSLDSVASDTAGGEIASSVQAAAPAAQQYSTASPQSLSSFLQQILENSLTVSTVEPDPATQEECDRFAARYELLLPIERKLGEIF; encoded by the coding sequence ATGGTTTCCTCAACAGCAGTTACCGCGCAAAGCCCCGATTTGCAACGATGCCATCTGGGTGTGGAATTTGGCTCCACCCGCATCAAAGCGATACTGATTGACGAGCGCGGCGGCGTATTGGCACACGGATCCTACCGGTGGCAACCGCACCAAGAGCAAGGCTTATTCAGCTATCACTATGATGAGGCTTTTACCGGCCTTCGCCAGGCATATAGTGCAGTCAAGCAGCACATCGTTGCCGAATATGGGGTGACGATTCGCACCTTGGGCAGTATCACTATTTCCGGGATGATGCACGGCTACATCCCACTTGGCGAGGATTTCACTCCAGTAGCAGCATTTCGCACGTGGCAAAATACCAATACTGGGGACGCAGCGGCACAGCTTTCAGCCGCACTGGAAAAACACATTCCACTGCGGTGGAGCTGTGCCCACTATTTTCAAGCGCTGCTCGACAGTGAACCGCACATATCTCAAACTCGCTATCTTACGACGCTTGCCGGGTATATCCATGTTCACCTTTGCGGGGAATTTGTTCTTGGACTTGGCGATGCGGCAGGAATGTTTCCTTTGGCAGCAGACGGCCACCGGTATGATCCGGCAGCAATCAAACGTTTTGATGATTTGACTGAGCCGCTCGGAGCTACTGGGAGTATGAGCGACCTATTGCCCCGACCACTTCCGGCAGGAGCTTTTGCTGGACGGTTGACGGAAAAGGGTGCACAGCTGCTTGACCCCGCAGGGGATCTCCAGGCGGGCATTGTTCTTGCCCCACCAGAAGCCGATGCCGCTACAAGCCTGGTTACTACGAATGTCGTCACGCCTGGATTGGGCGGAATATCCGCGGGAACCAGCATTTTCGCCATGGTGGTATTGGACAAGCCGCTTGCAGCACCGCTTGAGGAAGTTGATATTGTTGCTACCCCGGATGGACATCACGTTGCGATGGTCCACTGTAATAACTGTGCGCAAGAAATTGATGCGTGGGCAGATTTTGTTCGCTCAGTAATAACCTTAACTGGGCAAAAATGCGACGATGCGACGCTCTACCGCCTGCTTTTTACCGCTGCTGGACTTTCGGTCGGTGACAGTAATAGCTATGCAGCGATCAATTATCACGTGGGTGAACATTCCACCCAAGTGACGCACGGGATTCCCATTATGGCGCGGCACCCAGATGCGGTCTTTGCGTTGGGGCCGGTGATGCGCAGCGTTATCATGTCGTCTTTTGTTACCCTCCGATTCGGTTTGGAGCGGCTGAGCAATAAGGCATCAATGACGATCTCTCACCTTGTTGCACAGGGCGGAGTATTTACAGTCCCTGAAGTTGCACAGCGAATTCTTTCGGGAATGCTCGGGGTGCCCATCGGGGTTCCTAACGAGTCCGCACAAGGAGGTGCGTATGGTGCAGCGCTGCTTGGTTTATATCTAGCAACCATCACCGAGCGCCATGAACAAGCGGGCACTCCAGGAGATTCCTTGGACTCGGTTGCGTCAGATACTGCAGGCGGTGAAATCGCGTCATCTGTTCAAGCTGCTGCACCTGCAGCACAGCAATATTCCACGGCATCACCGCAGTCTTTGAGTAGTTTTCTGCAGCAAATTCTGGAGAACTCGCTGACTGTATCGACTGTGGAGCCAGACCCGGCCACGCAGGAAGAATGCGATCGTTTCGCTGCACGATATGAGCTGTTGCTTCCGATCGAACGCAAACTCGGGGAGATCTTCTGA
- a CDS encoding LacI family DNA-binding transcriptional regulator: MTPAATPSSKRPGIAQVAKLAGVAVGTVSNVLNHPDRVSPRTRTKVEQIIKELGYVPNASARALNKGRSTLIGAIFFDISNPFFADSSHAIDQVARSRGATMIYTGTEQLPEVERAALKRFVDLGVDAIVVCSTGGNDDALEQLVDLGIPVLAFAQRSESAKIPAVCIDDQRGMELIAAHLLGLGHESFCFISEHRQAIQHRDRLAGFHRALAAQGSADGCLQLNIASGPTWMEGYREVQQFIATNQQLPDCFVCLNDYTAFGASKALTEAGLVPGIDVAVTGYDDLTFTELLATPLTTIHQPITAMADYAANALLDVVEGRATDLVGKVFAPELIVRQSTVPILHDNE, encoded by the coding sequence GTGACTCCCGCCGCCACTCCATCCAGCAAACGTCCCGGCATCGCGCAAGTAGCAAAACTTGCTGGCGTGGCGGTAGGAACCGTGTCCAATGTGCTCAATCATCCAGATCGGGTGTCACCCCGTACACGAACAAAAGTAGAACAGATCATCAAAGAGCTTGGCTATGTGCCCAATGCGAGTGCGCGAGCGTTAAACAAAGGCCGTTCGACCCTCATTGGCGCGATCTTCTTTGACATCTCGAATCCGTTCTTCGCTGATTCTTCGCACGCGATCGACCAAGTCGCACGGAGTCGAGGTGCAACGATGATCTACACCGGCACCGAACAACTCCCCGAGGTGGAACGTGCCGCCCTCAAACGTTTCGTTGATCTTGGCGTCGACGCCATCGTGGTGTGTTCCACCGGCGGTAATGACGACGCCTTGGAGCAACTCGTTGATCTAGGTATTCCGGTATTGGCTTTTGCGCAGCGCAGCGAATCGGCGAAAATCCCAGCCGTTTGTATTGACGATCAGCGGGGAATGGAACTTATCGCAGCACATTTGTTGGGGCTGGGACATGAGAGCTTCTGCTTTATCAGTGAACATCGGCAAGCCATCCAACACCGAGACCGACTTGCTGGTTTTCACCGGGCACTGGCCGCCCAAGGGAGCGCGGACGGTTGCCTTCAACTGAATATCGCATCAGGGCCGACCTGGATGGAAGGCTACCGCGAGGTGCAGCAGTTCATCGCCACCAATCAACAGTTACCGGATTGTTTTGTGTGTTTGAACGATTACACCGCCTTCGGTGCAAGTAAAGCGCTGACTGAAGCAGGGTTAGTTCCCGGGATCGATGTTGCCGTCACTGGATATGACGATCTTACTTTCACCGAACTGCTTGCCACCCCGCTGACCACTATCCATCAGCCGATCACGGCTATGGCCGACTATGCCGCAAACGCCTTACTCGACGTTGTCGAGGGGCGGGCAACCGATCTGGTCGGCAAGGTTTTCGCTCCTGAACTCATCGTGCGGCAATCGACCGTACCGATATTGCACGACAACGAATAG
- a CDS encoding ABC transporter permease, producing the protein MRDSQIRSPRLRRFRGHIEGQELVLIGVIIVLWLLMSVVTDTFFTTGSLFAILYGVAPIAIMAIAMTAVMVTGGIDVSVGSTMAVVMVVVGKLLRDFAVPAVVAVLIAVVVGAVLGAINGLLISVGKIPAMVCTFGTLNVFRYVALQIFGDNQVAGVPGTLSGIGGDVSASLFGIPNAFWLTIGLGIVAWVYMRHWATGRHLYAIGNDPQAARLAGVRVNWRIFLVYVASGIAVGIAACVSIGAGGLIQQNAGFGVEMSVIAACVIGGTSVMGGRGTVLGSILGAMLVGSVQAAVIHLHLPNTLTLLFVGVIIIIAVGVDLFRQSRREVR; encoded by the coding sequence ATGCGAGACTCACAGATTCGCTCGCCGCGTCTACGCCGTTTCCGTGGCCATATTGAAGGTCAGGAACTTGTACTGATTGGCGTCATCATCGTGCTTTGGCTGTTGATGTCAGTGGTAACAGATACGTTTTTCACGACTGGAAGCTTGTTTGCGATCCTGTATGGTGTAGCGCCGATTGCCATCATGGCAATCGCTATGACTGCGGTAATGGTCACGGGTGGCATTGATGTCAGTGTCGGCTCCACCATGGCAGTGGTGATGGTGGTTGTCGGCAAACTCCTTCGTGATTTTGCAGTTCCGGCAGTCGTCGCGGTACTGATAGCTGTTGTTGTGGGTGCGGTGTTGGGGGCGATTAATGGTTTGCTGATCTCGGTGGGCAAGATCCCTGCAATGGTATGCACCTTCGGCACGTTAAACGTGTTTCGTTACGTTGCACTACAGATATTTGGTGACAATCAGGTTGCTGGTGTCCCCGGCACCCTGTCGGGGATCGGCGGTGACGTGTCAGCGTCACTCTTCGGAATCCCAAACGCCTTTTGGCTCACCATCGGATTAGGGATCGTTGCTTGGGTGTATATGCGTCACTGGGCAACTGGACGGCACCTGTATGCGATCGGCAACGATCCGCAGGCCGCCCGATTGGCCGGTGTGCGGGTCAATTGGCGAATATTTCTTGTTTATGTAGCCTCCGGGATTGCTGTTGGCATCGCTGCCTGTGTGTCAATTGGTGCAGGTGGACTGATCCAGCAAAACGCGGGTTTTGGCGTTGAGATGTCGGTGATTGCCGCCTGTGTGATCGGCGGAACATCAGTGATGGGTGGCCGTGGCACTGTGCTGGGCAGCATTTTGGGCGCAATGTTGGTCGGCAGTGTGCAAGCCGCCGTCATTCACCTCCACCTGCCCAACACGCTCACGTTGCTGTTTGTTGGCGTCATCATCATTATCGCAGTCGGTGTCGATCTATTCCGCCAATCAAGGAGGGAAGTGCGATGA
- a CDS encoding ABC transporter permease, protein MLTLLLVVLFWLLGRGGYLFAPFDLPYMASSLQAFVPLVILGLAEMFVITSGRGGIDLSVGAMVSLAGVVFGHCVQTWELPLALSALIAIIAGALFGGCNGLLIGYFRFPALIATLATSYIYASLAMVASHQAPISGAKVAATNALTANIPLGGGILLPLQALTFFIPTMVVCWLLLEKTSWGRSLLAVGTNDVAATYAAHNVNGVRASAYLLSGTLCGLAAVVNVAQFASARPDAGTAGNGMVLPAITIAVLGGVLIQGGFGRVSGVVVGALLITWLNAGLLIGLQGSAGPRTQLLALGAVLLASIIVNNIAIAKARRIPDK, encoded by the coding sequence GTGCTTACACTGCTTCTGGTCGTCTTGTTTTGGCTCCTTGGTCGTGGTGGATATCTCTTCGCCCCGTTTGATTTGCCGTACATGGCATCGTCGTTGCAGGCGTTTGTGCCGCTGGTGATTCTGGGGCTCGCGGAAATGTTTGTCATTACATCGGGTCGTGGCGGTATTGACTTATCGGTCGGTGCAATGGTTTCCCTGGCAGGTGTGGTCTTTGGTCACTGTGTACAAACCTGGGAATTACCGCTTGCGCTATCTGCGTTGATTGCGATCATCGCTGGTGCATTGTTCGGCGGATGTAACGGGCTGCTCATTGGGTATTTTCGTTTCCCGGCGCTCATTGCGACACTTGCTACCTCCTACATTTATGCATCGTTGGCGATGGTGGCTAGCCATCAGGCGCCAATCTCCGGGGCGAAGGTCGCCGCAACGAACGCACTGACTGCAAATATCCCACTTGGCGGAGGGATTCTCCTGCCGCTGCAAGCCTTGACCTTCTTCATTCCAACCATGGTGGTTTGCTGGCTTCTGCTGGAAAAAACAAGTTGGGGACGATCATTGCTGGCAGTGGGCACCAATGATGTTGCTGCAACTTATGCAGCACACAATGTCAATGGGGTTCGGGCAAGTGCATATCTTCTGTCGGGAACGTTATGTGGTTTAGCAGCGGTCGTAAACGTTGCCCAATTCGCTAGTGCCCGCCCCGATGCGGGAACTGCCGGAAACGGCATGGTGCTGCCGGCGATCACTATCGCGGTGTTAGGTGGAGTGCTAATCCAAGGCGGATTCGGTCGGGTGAGTGGTGTTGTCGTCGGTGCACTACTGATCACATGGTTAAACGCCGGCCTGCTTATTGGCCTGCAAGGATCTGCTGGACCTCGCACACAACTCCTGGCACTCGGCGCGGTGTTATTGGCTTCGATTATCGTAAACAATATCGCCATTGCAAAAGCTCGGCGAATACCCGACAAGTAG
- a CDS encoding L-ribulose-5-phosphate 4-epimerase, with protein sequence MTSTPKDLLEAIVEIRKQLCVLHQQLVTNSLVVWTAGNVSQRVPDAELFVIKASGVRYETMTDDDMVVCDLDGNPVDQFNTVDRKPSSDTAAHAYVYRHMADVGGVVHTHSPYATAFAAARKPIPCVLTMTGDEFGGEIPIGPLALIGDDAIGRGIVDTLSNSKSPAVLMANHGPFTIGEDATAAVKAAVMVEEVAKTTLFADVLGPLQPLEPAVIDRLHDRYQHVYGQ encoded by the coding sequence ATGACCTCGACACCGAAGGATCTACTCGAAGCGATCGTTGAGATCCGGAAACAGCTTTGTGTGCTTCATCAACAGCTTGTAACCAATTCGCTGGTGGTGTGGACAGCTGGAAATGTTTCACAGCGCGTCCCCGATGCCGAATTGTTTGTCATCAAAGCCTCAGGCGTGCGCTACGAAACGATGACCGATGATGACATGGTTGTCTGTGATTTAGACGGCAACCCTGTTGACCAATTCAATACGGTAGATCGAAAGCCATCGTCTGACACTGCAGCACATGCTTATGTGTATCGACACATGGCTGATGTTGGCGGAGTAGTGCACACGCATTCGCCTTATGCCACCGCGTTTGCGGCCGCCCGCAAACCTATTCCTTGCGTCTTAACGATGACCGGCGACGAATTTGGCGGGGAAATCCCTATCGGCCCCTTGGCGCTAATCGGTGATGATGCAATCGGTCGCGGCATCGTGGACACGTTGAGCAACAGCAAATCTCCTGCAGTGCTGATGGCTAATCACGGCCCGTTTACCATCGGTGAAGACGCGACTGCTGCTGTCAAAGCTGCAGTGATGGTAGAAGAAGTTGCCAAAACTACGTTGTTTGCGGATGTTTTAGGGCCGCTGCAGCCGTTGGAACCTGCTGTTATCGATCGCCTCCACGACCGCTATCAGCACGTATATGGACAGTAG